A single window of Sparus aurata chromosome 12, fSpaAur1.1, whole genome shotgun sequence DNA harbors:
- the LOC115592677 gene encoding heparanase-like isoform X3, with protein sequence MKCVSVSVSVLLWVLWSQTHGVHIRLQNQNCSDGVDAAVLADLSAVIHRVDRRFLSVTIDASLASEEKFMYLLSSPKIRTLAGALSPAFVRFGGTRQDFMVFVPRRPGPGSGEAAEPSCAELDLPSWLEEKLKADWTQQKLILLREDLQRKYRRVKFTEPNSYEKKAGIRVDGYQLGQDFTRLREMMSESKLYRDAGLFGPDVGQPRDHRVDILEGFLQTGSGAVDACTWHHYYVNGRDTSLEDFLDPEVLDTLALKTGEVLQKVQLASPGKPVWLGETSSAYGGGAVGLSDTFVAGFMWLDKLGLAARLGLDVVMRQVFIGSGSYHLVDDNLDPLPDYWLSVLYKRLVGPEVLKVEASPSVARSKRVRLYLHCANRNRYGSGAVTLMAMNLSKKPARISIHALVSSGTVEAFVLESEQPGEDGLYSRSVRLNGVVLKMLDDKTLPDLNGLRLPPSEHLQLPAYSLAFFVLTDARAAGCE encoded by the exons ATGAAGTGTGTGTCGGTGTCGGTGTCGGTGCTGCTCTGGGTCCTCTGGTCTCAGACTCACGGGGTCCACATTAGgctccagaaccagaactgttcGGATGGAGTGGACGCGGCGGTGCTGGCGGACCTGTCCGCGGTGATCCACCGGGTGGACCGACGCTTCCTGTCCGTCACCATCGACGCCAGTCTGGCTTCAGAGGAGAAGTTCATGTACCTGCTGAG CTCTCCAAAGATCAGAACTCTGGCGGGAGCGCTGTCTCCGGCCTTTGTGAGGTTCGGGGGGACGAGACAGGACTTCATGGTGTTCGTCCCGCGGAGGCCTGGGCCCGGctcaggtgaggctgcag AACCGTCCTGTGCTGAACTGGACCTGCCCTCGtggctggaggagaagctgaaggcAGACTGGACTCAACAGAAGCTGATCCTGCTGAGAGAAGATCTGCAGAGGAAGTACAGACGAGTCAAGTTCACAG AGCCGAACAGCTACGAGAAGAAGGCGGGGATTCGAGTGGATGGATATCAGCTCGGGCAGGATTTCACCCGCCTCAGAGAGATGATGTCAGAATCCAAACTGTACCGCGACGCCGGGCTGTTCGGGCCGGACGTGGGTCAGCCGCGAGACCACCGGGTCGACATCCTGGAGGG gttCTTGCAGACTGGATCCGGGGCGGTGGACGCCTGCACCTGGCACCA TTACTATGTGAACGGCAGAGACACGTCCCTGGAGGACTTTCTGGACCCGGAGGTTCTGGACACTCTGGCCTTAAAGACGGGTGAAGTTCTGCAG AAAGTGCAGCTGGCGTCTCCGGGGAAGCCGGTGTGGCTCGGAGAGACGAGCTCGGCGTACGGAGGCGGAGCGGTCGGACTGTCGGACACGTTCGTCGCAGGATTCAT GTGGCTGGATAAACTGGGCCTGGCAGCCCGACTGGGCCTGGACGTGGTGATGAGGCAGGTGTTCATCGGTTCTGGCAGTTATCACCTGGTGGACGACAACCTGGATCCTCTTCCT GATTACTGGTTGTCTGTTCTCTATAAGCGGCTCGTGGGTCCAGAGGTTCTGAAGGTGGAAGCGTCTCCCAGCGTCGCTCGCAGTAAAAGAGTCCGGCTGTATCTGCACTGTGCCAACAGGAACAG gtaCGGGAGCGGCGCCGTCACGCTGATGGCGATGAACCTCAGTAAGAAACCAGCCAGGATCTCCATTCATGCCCTGGTCTCCTCCGGCACAGTGGAGGCTTTTGTTCTGGAGTCGGAGCAGCCGGGGGAGGACGGCCTCTACTCCAG GTCGGTCCGGCTGAACGGAGTCGTGCTGAAGATGCTGGATGATAAAACTCTTCCTGACCTGAACGGCCTCCGCCTGCCTCCGTCTGAACACCTGCAGCTTCCTGCGTACTCGCTCGCCTTCTTCGTCCTCACAGACGCTCGAGCTGCAGGCTGCgagtga
- the LOC115592677 gene encoding heparanase-like isoform X2, protein MKCVSVSVSVLLWVLWSQTHGVHIRLQNQNCSDGVDAAVLADLSAVIHRVDRRFLSVTIDASLASEEKFMYLLSSPKIRTLAGALSPAFVRFGGTRQDFMVFVPRRPGPGSEPSCAELDLPSWLEEKLKADWTQQKLILLREDLQRKYRRVKFTESTVDLLHSFSSCSGMDLIFGLNALLRTADNTWNSSNARSLLQYCESKQYRMSWELGNEPNSYEKKAGIRVDGYQLGQDFTRLREMMSESKLYRDAGLFGPDVGQPRDHRVDILEGFLQTGSGAVDACTWHHYYVNGRDTSLEDFLDPEVLDTLALKTGEVLQKVQLASPGKPVWLGETSSAYGGGAVGLSDTFVAGFMWLDKLGLAARLGLDVVMRQVFIGSGSYHLVDDNLDPLPDYWLSVLYKRLVGPEVLKVEASPSVARSKRVRLYLHCANRNRYGSGAVTLMAMNLSKKPARISIHALVSSGTVEAFVLESEQPGEDGLYSRSVRLNGVVLKMLDDKTLPDLNGLRLPPSEHLQLPAYSLAFFVLTDARAAGCE, encoded by the exons ATGAAGTGTGTGTCGGTGTCGGTGTCGGTGCTGCTCTGGGTCCTCTGGTCTCAGACTCACGGGGTCCACATTAGgctccagaaccagaactgttcGGATGGAGTGGACGCGGCGGTGCTGGCGGACCTGTCCGCGGTGATCCACCGGGTGGACCGACGCTTCCTGTCCGTCACCATCGACGCCAGTCTGGCTTCAGAGGAGAAGTTCATGTACCTGCTGAG CTCTCCAAAGATCAGAACTCTGGCGGGAGCGCTGTCTCCGGCCTTTGTGAGGTTCGGGGGGACGAGACAGGACTTCATGGTGTTCGTCCCGCGGAGGCCTGGGCCCGGctcag AACCGTCCTGTGCTGAACTGGACCTGCCCTCGtggctggaggagaagctgaaggcAGACTGGACTCAACAGAAGCTGATCCTGCTGAGAGAAGATCTGCAGAGGAAGTACAGACGAGTCAAGTTCACAG AGTCCACTGTGGACCTGCTGCACTCCTTCAGCAGCTGCTCGGGGATGGATCTGATCTTCGGGCTGAACGCTCTCCTCAGAACCGCCGACAACACCTGGAACAGCAGCAACGCCCGCTCGCTGCTGCAGTACTGTGAGTCCAAACAGTACCGGATGTCCTGGGAGCTCGGCAACG AGCCGAACAGCTACGAGAAGAAGGCGGGGATTCGAGTGGATGGATATCAGCTCGGGCAGGATTTCACCCGCCTCAGAGAGATGATGTCAGAATCCAAACTGTACCGCGACGCCGGGCTGTTCGGGCCGGACGTGGGTCAGCCGCGAGACCACCGGGTCGACATCCTGGAGGG gttCTTGCAGACTGGATCCGGGGCGGTGGACGCCTGCACCTGGCACCA TTACTATGTGAACGGCAGAGACACGTCCCTGGAGGACTTTCTGGACCCGGAGGTTCTGGACACTCTGGCCTTAAAGACGGGTGAAGTTCTGCAG AAAGTGCAGCTGGCGTCTCCGGGGAAGCCGGTGTGGCTCGGAGAGACGAGCTCGGCGTACGGAGGCGGAGCGGTCGGACTGTCGGACACGTTCGTCGCAGGATTCAT GTGGCTGGATAAACTGGGCCTGGCAGCCCGACTGGGCCTGGACGTGGTGATGAGGCAGGTGTTCATCGGTTCTGGCAGTTATCACCTGGTGGACGACAACCTGGATCCTCTTCCT GATTACTGGTTGTCTGTTCTCTATAAGCGGCTCGTGGGTCCAGAGGTTCTGAAGGTGGAAGCGTCTCCCAGCGTCGCTCGCAGTAAAAGAGTCCGGCTGTATCTGCACTGTGCCAACAGGAACAG gtaCGGGAGCGGCGCCGTCACGCTGATGGCGATGAACCTCAGTAAGAAACCAGCCAGGATCTCCATTCATGCCCTGGTCTCCTCCGGCACAGTGGAGGCTTTTGTTCTGGAGTCGGAGCAGCCGGGGGAGGACGGCCTCTACTCCAG GTCGGTCCGGCTGAACGGAGTCGTGCTGAAGATGCTGGATGATAAAACTCTTCCTGACCTGAACGGCCTCCGCCTGCCTCCGTCTGAACACCTGCAGCTTCCTGCGTACTCGCTCGCCTTCTTCGTCCTCACAGACGCTCGAGCTGCAGGCTGCgagtga
- the LOC115592677 gene encoding heparanase-like isoform X1: protein MKCVSVSVSVLLWVLWSQTHGVHIRLQNQNCSDGVDAAVLADLSAVIHRVDRRFLSVTIDASLASEEKFMYLLSSPKIRTLAGALSPAFVRFGGTRQDFMVFVPRRPGPGSGEAAEPSCAELDLPSWLEEKLKADWTQQKLILLREDLQRKYRRVKFTESTVDLLHSFSSCSGMDLIFGLNALLRTADNTWNSSNARSLLQYCESKQYRMSWELGNEPNSYEKKAGIRVDGYQLGQDFTRLREMMSESKLYRDAGLFGPDVGQPRDHRVDILEGFLQTGSGAVDACTWHHYYVNGRDTSLEDFLDPEVLDTLALKTGEVLQKVQLASPGKPVWLGETSSAYGGGAVGLSDTFVAGFMWLDKLGLAARLGLDVVMRQVFIGSGSYHLVDDNLDPLPDYWLSVLYKRLVGPEVLKVEASPSVARSKRVRLYLHCANRNRYGSGAVTLMAMNLSKKPARISIHALVSSGTVEAFVLESEQPGEDGLYSRSVRLNGVVLKMLDDKTLPDLNGLRLPPSEHLQLPAYSLAFFVLTDARAAGCE from the exons ATGAAGTGTGTGTCGGTGTCGGTGTCGGTGCTGCTCTGGGTCCTCTGGTCTCAGACTCACGGGGTCCACATTAGgctccagaaccagaactgttcGGATGGAGTGGACGCGGCGGTGCTGGCGGACCTGTCCGCGGTGATCCACCGGGTGGACCGACGCTTCCTGTCCGTCACCATCGACGCCAGTCTGGCTTCAGAGGAGAAGTTCATGTACCTGCTGAG CTCTCCAAAGATCAGAACTCTGGCGGGAGCGCTGTCTCCGGCCTTTGTGAGGTTCGGGGGGACGAGACAGGACTTCATGGTGTTCGTCCCGCGGAGGCCTGGGCCCGGctcaggtgaggctgcag AACCGTCCTGTGCTGAACTGGACCTGCCCTCGtggctggaggagaagctgaaggcAGACTGGACTCAACAGAAGCTGATCCTGCTGAGAGAAGATCTGCAGAGGAAGTACAGACGAGTCAAGTTCACAG AGTCCACTGTGGACCTGCTGCACTCCTTCAGCAGCTGCTCGGGGATGGATCTGATCTTCGGGCTGAACGCTCTCCTCAGAACCGCCGACAACACCTGGAACAGCAGCAACGCCCGCTCGCTGCTGCAGTACTGTGAGTCCAAACAGTACCGGATGTCCTGGGAGCTCGGCAACG AGCCGAACAGCTACGAGAAGAAGGCGGGGATTCGAGTGGATGGATATCAGCTCGGGCAGGATTTCACCCGCCTCAGAGAGATGATGTCAGAATCCAAACTGTACCGCGACGCCGGGCTGTTCGGGCCGGACGTGGGTCAGCCGCGAGACCACCGGGTCGACATCCTGGAGGG gttCTTGCAGACTGGATCCGGGGCGGTGGACGCCTGCACCTGGCACCA TTACTATGTGAACGGCAGAGACACGTCCCTGGAGGACTTTCTGGACCCGGAGGTTCTGGACACTCTGGCCTTAAAGACGGGTGAAGTTCTGCAG AAAGTGCAGCTGGCGTCTCCGGGGAAGCCGGTGTGGCTCGGAGAGACGAGCTCGGCGTACGGAGGCGGAGCGGTCGGACTGTCGGACACGTTCGTCGCAGGATTCAT GTGGCTGGATAAACTGGGCCTGGCAGCCCGACTGGGCCTGGACGTGGTGATGAGGCAGGTGTTCATCGGTTCTGGCAGTTATCACCTGGTGGACGACAACCTGGATCCTCTTCCT GATTACTGGTTGTCTGTTCTCTATAAGCGGCTCGTGGGTCCAGAGGTTCTGAAGGTGGAAGCGTCTCCCAGCGTCGCTCGCAGTAAAAGAGTCCGGCTGTATCTGCACTGTGCCAACAGGAACAG gtaCGGGAGCGGCGCCGTCACGCTGATGGCGATGAACCTCAGTAAGAAACCAGCCAGGATCTCCATTCATGCCCTGGTCTCCTCCGGCACAGTGGAGGCTTTTGTTCTGGAGTCGGAGCAGCCGGGGGAGGACGGCCTCTACTCCAG GTCGGTCCGGCTGAACGGAGTCGTGCTGAAGATGCTGGATGATAAAACTCTTCCTGACCTGAACGGCCTCCGCCTGCCTCCGTCTGAACACCTGCAGCTTCCTGCGTACTCGCTCGCCTTCTTCGTCCTCACAGACGCTCGAGCTGCAGGCTGCgagtga
- the LOC115592677 gene encoding heparanase-like isoform X4, with protein MKCVSVSVSVLLWVLWSQTHGVHIRLQNQNCSDGVDAAVLADLSAVIHRVDRRFLSVTIDASLASEEKFMYLLSSPKIRTLAGALSPAFVRFGGTRQDFMVFVPRRPGPGSGEAAEPSCAELDLPSWLEEKLKADWTQQKLILLREDLQRKYRRVKFTESTVDLLHSFSSCSGMDLIFGLNALLRTADNTWNSSNARSLLQYCESKQYRMSWELGNEPNSYEKKAGIRVDGYQLGQDFTRLREMMSESKLYRDAGLFGPDVGQPRDHRVDILEGFLQTGSGAVDACTWHHYYVNGRDTSLEDFLDPEVLDTLALKTGEVLQKVQLASPGKPVWLGETSSAYGGGAVGLSDTFVAGFMWLDKLGLAARLGLDVVMRQVFIGSGSYHLVDDNLDPLPDYWLSVLYKRLVGPEVLKVEASPSVARSKRVRLYLHCANRNRFSCFNLACITL; from the exons ATGAAGTGTGTGTCGGTGTCGGTGTCGGTGCTGCTCTGGGTCCTCTGGTCTCAGACTCACGGGGTCCACATTAGgctccagaaccagaactgttcGGATGGAGTGGACGCGGCGGTGCTGGCGGACCTGTCCGCGGTGATCCACCGGGTGGACCGACGCTTCCTGTCCGTCACCATCGACGCCAGTCTGGCTTCAGAGGAGAAGTTCATGTACCTGCTGAG CTCTCCAAAGATCAGAACTCTGGCGGGAGCGCTGTCTCCGGCCTTTGTGAGGTTCGGGGGGACGAGACAGGACTTCATGGTGTTCGTCCCGCGGAGGCCTGGGCCCGGctcaggtgaggctgcag AACCGTCCTGTGCTGAACTGGACCTGCCCTCGtggctggaggagaagctgaaggcAGACTGGACTCAACAGAAGCTGATCCTGCTGAGAGAAGATCTGCAGAGGAAGTACAGACGAGTCAAGTTCACAG AGTCCACTGTGGACCTGCTGCACTCCTTCAGCAGCTGCTCGGGGATGGATCTGATCTTCGGGCTGAACGCTCTCCTCAGAACCGCCGACAACACCTGGAACAGCAGCAACGCCCGCTCGCTGCTGCAGTACTGTGAGTCCAAACAGTACCGGATGTCCTGGGAGCTCGGCAACG AGCCGAACAGCTACGAGAAGAAGGCGGGGATTCGAGTGGATGGATATCAGCTCGGGCAGGATTTCACCCGCCTCAGAGAGATGATGTCAGAATCCAAACTGTACCGCGACGCCGGGCTGTTCGGGCCGGACGTGGGTCAGCCGCGAGACCACCGGGTCGACATCCTGGAGGG gttCTTGCAGACTGGATCCGGGGCGGTGGACGCCTGCACCTGGCACCA TTACTATGTGAACGGCAGAGACACGTCCCTGGAGGACTTTCTGGACCCGGAGGTTCTGGACACTCTGGCCTTAAAGACGGGTGAAGTTCTGCAG AAAGTGCAGCTGGCGTCTCCGGGGAAGCCGGTGTGGCTCGGAGAGACGAGCTCGGCGTACGGAGGCGGAGCGGTCGGACTGTCGGACACGTTCGTCGCAGGATTCAT GTGGCTGGATAAACTGGGCCTGGCAGCCCGACTGGGCCTGGACGTGGTGATGAGGCAGGTGTTCATCGGTTCTGGCAGTTATCACCTGGTGGACGACAACCTGGATCCTCTTCCT GATTACTGGTTGTCTGTTCTCTATAAGCGGCTCGTGGGTCCAGAGGTTCTGAAGGTGGAAGCGTCTCCCAGCGTCGCTCGCAGTAAAAGAGTCCGGCTGTATCTGCACTGTGCCAACAGGAACAGGTTCTCCTGCTTTAACCTCGCCTGTATTACTCTGTAA